One part of the Bacteroidota bacterium genome encodes these proteins:
- a CDS encoding T9SS type A sorting domain-containing protein → MKKIIITLIISITVLSQAYSQFVDIHPKMFSQLQSSSGICFTNYKNGYLLSYSDSLKKMILFRTVNMGKSWVIQNHSSAMGIMFINDSTGFGKGNSLYRTIDYGKSFQVLTNSPYISHNKIEGIYLPTNKDVFLNTPYDGVFKSSDLGNTWSQVHDNMLWSINFINDSIGYATSYINDSFYLYVTHNKGNSWNQSYKLPYYTAEIQFLNSDTAYGSSILGYMGSFNGGKSWDTFPDFTDKSIYDMYFINPTTGFIYDHTGIYKTTDAGESWHFFVKPPPSLSGNQMQLIYENSKLYIYINDWNSGSTKIIRGIFDSTQIWNSTKEIIQKDISEKFKVYPNPAQSKITITYTGFIAFDTKVRIYDIQGKLIKEQQLALYKTVIDIKDFDKGIYFVKIKDGDGVFVEKVVKN, encoded by the coding sequence TAAGTCAAGCATATTCACAATTTGTAGATATTCATCCTAAAATGTTTTCCCAGCTTCAAAGTAGTAGCGGAATTTGTTTTACAAATTATAAAAACGGTTATCTTTTATCGTACTCAGATAGTCTTAAAAAAATGATATTATTTAGAACAGTTAATATGGGAAAATCATGGGTAATACAAAATCACTCATCTGCCATGGGAATAATGTTCATAAATGATTCAACTGGGTTTGGTAAAGGAAACTCCTTATATAGAACAATCGACTATGGGAAATCATTTCAGGTATTAACTAACTCACCATATATTAGTCATAATAAAATTGAAGGTATTTACCTTCCGACTAATAAAGACGTATTTCTTAATACACCTTATGATGGAGTATTTAAAAGTTCTGATTTAGGTAATACATGGTCACAAGTTCATGATAATATGTTATGGAGTATTAATTTTATAAATGATTCTATTGGTTATGCAACTTCATATATAAATGATAGCTTTTACTTATATGTAACCCATAACAAAGGAAATTCATGGAATCAAAGCTATAAATTACCATACTACACAGCCGAAATACAATTCCTTAATAGTGATACAGCTTATGGGTCAAGTATCTTAGGATATATGGGTTCATTTAATGGTGGTAAAAGTTGGGATACATTTCCTGATTTTACAGATAAATCTATTTATGATATGTATTTTATTAATCCAACAACTGGTTTTATTTATGATCACACAGGTATTTACAAAACCACTGACGCAGGAGAATCATGGCATTTTTTCGTTAAACCTCCTCCTTCTCTATCTGGAAATCAAATGCAACTTATTTACGAAAATTCCAAATTGTACATCTATATAAACGACTGGAATTCTGGCTCTACTAAAATTATAAGGGGAATTTTTGACAGCACTCAAATATGGAACTCAACAAAAGAAATAATACAAAAGGATATTTCAGAGAAATTTAAAGTTTATCCTAATCCTGCTCAAAGTAAAATTACAATTACTTACACCGGTTTTATTGCTTTTGATACAAAGGTCAGAATTTACGATATTCAAGGAAAACTAATAAAAGAACAACAACTTGCTTTGTATAAAACTGTAATTGATATTAAAGATTTTGATAAAGGAATTTATTTTGTAAAGATTAAAGATGGTGATGGGGTTTTTGTGGAGAAGGTGGTGAAGAATTAA
- a CDS encoding asparagine--tRNA ligase — MKLLGKDTIYISELQNFNKKVVNIQGWVMNKRTAKGIVFLIIRDGSGFAQCIVNAEDVETELFENVKKLGLESSLFISGVVVKDEKQVGGYEIHVSDVKIYHETIDYPISKKEHGVDFLMENRHLWLRSSKQWAIMRVRNRIIFSIHNFFQERGFVQMDSPIFTGNAVEGTSTLFKTDFFDDPAYLSQSGQLYGEAMAMAMGLIYTFGPTFRAEKSKTRRHLSEFWMIEPEMAFYNNEKNMDLIEDFIRYVIQDILKNNKKELEILERDTTILENITKSFPKLTYDEAVEILKGNKNVDGKNALEILKEDLKKTKEEISDVESKIAERESILSQGGIKKGKRNFLENKNRLEKIELKKLQEDERNIPNWLKSAELFKYGSDFGGSDETVLTRLFDTPIMIYNWPKEIKAFYMKEVEGNPKLVKGVDVLAPEGYGEIVGGGERETSEKILIDGIKKHKLPMEAFEWYLDIRRFGSVPHAGFGLGLERLVSWICKIDHVRESIPFARMMGTLFP, encoded by the coding sequence TGGGTAAAGATACGATTTATATTAGCGAATTACAAAATTTTAATAAGAAAGTTGTTAATATTCAGGGATGGGTAATGAATAAGAGAACAGCAAAGGGAATTGTATTTCTAATCATTAGAGATGGTTCAGGCTTTGCTCAATGTATAGTTAATGCAGAAGATGTTGAAACAGAGCTGTTTGAAAATGTGAAAAAACTTGGTCTTGAATCTTCACTTTTTATTTCAGGAGTGGTTGTAAAAGATGAGAAGCAAGTTGGAGGTTATGAAATTCATGTTAGTGATGTTAAAATTTATCACGAAACTATAGACTATCCTATCTCTAAAAAAGAACATGGAGTTGATTTTTTAATGGAAAATCGTCATTTATGGTTGCGTTCTTCAAAACAATGGGCAATCATGAGAGTGCGAAATAGGATTATTTTTTCTATTCATAACTTTTTTCAGGAAAGAGGATTTGTCCAAATGGATTCTCCAATTTTTACAGGAAATGCTGTGGAAGGAACAAGTACTTTATTTAAAACAGATTTTTTTGACGACCCTGCATATCTTTCTCAGTCGGGGCAGTTGTATGGTGAAGCTATGGCAATGGCAATGGGATTGATTTATACTTTTGGTCCAACATTCAGAGCTGAAAAATCTAAAACAAGAAGGCATTTATCGGAATTTTGGATGATTGAACCGGAAATGGCTTTTTACAACAATGAAAAAAATATGGATCTGATAGAAGATTTTATCAGATATGTAATTCAAGATATTCTTAAAAATAATAAAAAAGAACTGGAAATACTTGAAAGAGATACTACTATTTTAGAAAATATTACAAAATCTTTTCCTAAACTTACTTATGACGAGGCTGTTGAAATCTTAAAAGGTAATAAAAATGTTGATGGTAAAAATGCTCTTGAAATTTTGAAAGAAGACCTAAAGAAAACAAAAGAAGAAATTAGTGATGTTGAAAGCAAAATTGCCGAAAGAGAAAGTATTTTATCTCAGGGAGGAATAAAAAAGGGTAAAAGAAATTTTCTTGAAAATAAAAACAGATTAGAAAAGATTGAATTAAAAAAACTTCAGGAAGATGAACGTAATATTCCTAATTGGTTGAAATCTGCTGAATTGTTTAAATATGGTAGTGATTTTGGTGGCTCGGATGAAACTGTTTTAACAAGATTGTTTGATACTCCGATAATGATTTACAACTGGCCAAAAGAAATTAAGGCTTTTTACATGAAAGAAGTTGAAGGTAATCCAAAATTGGTAAAAGGAGTTGACGTTTTAGCACCTGAAGGTTATGGCGAAATTGTTGGCGGTGGTGAAAGAGAAACAAGTGAAAAAATATTAATTGATGGAATAAAAAAACACAAACTTCCAATGGAGGCTTTTGAATGGTATCTTGACATCAGAAGATTTGGTTCTGTTCCTCATGCAGGTTTTGGTCTTGGTTTAGAACGACTTGTGTCATGGATTTGTAAAATTGATCATGTGCGAGAAAGTATTCCTTTTGCAAGAATGATGGGTACTTTGTTTCCTTAA